The following are encoded in a window of Psychrobacter sp. P11F6 genomic DNA:
- a CDS encoding SPOR domain-containing protein produces the protein MLAKKPKGATEKRKTSSVSGLLWMFVGAVLTLMIGVFIYLSPLFDFSPADSTAGNDPDRQVQPRVDTDTDNGDYEFYDILPNQEMATIPDEDIAETGDDRIGDISAFEPDVVVTQPEDGSASRNDDTGNFGISENTVIAPSRGNNAATSNSGDDIVIVEEDATYDGSTPTSSNNTSTNNAGAGTASVQAAKPAATYILQINSFGDADEADRRRAQVLMAGVDARVVKNTTGNGLPIYQVISRPMNNRQAVTTAQQRLQNNGIDSIIVEQRR, from the coding sequence ATGCTAGCCAAAAAACCTAAAGGTGCGACTGAAAAACGCAAAACAAGTAGCGTATCAGGCTTATTGTGGATGTTTGTTGGGGCTGTATTGACCCTTATGATAGGGGTATTTATATACTTGTCACCATTATTTGATTTCAGTCCCGCTGACAGCACCGCTGGTAATGATCCTGATCGTCAGGTACAGCCACGTGTCGACACTGATACTGATAATGGTGATTATGAGTTCTATGATATTTTGCCCAATCAGGAGATGGCGACTATTCCTGATGAAGATATTGCTGAGACAGGCGATGATCGCATAGGGGATATCAGTGCCTTTGAGCCTGATGTCGTGGTGACTCAACCTGAAGATGGTTCAGCCAGTCGCAATGATGATACTGGTAACTTTGGTATCTCTGAAAATACAGTGATTGCGCCCAGTCGTGGCAATAACGCTGCTACCAGTAATAGCGGCGATGACATTGTGATCGTTGAAGAAGACGCGACCTATGATGGATCGACGCCTACTAGTAGCAATAATACGTCCACCAATAATGCAGGCGCAGGTACTGCTAGCGTTCAGGCTGCAAAACCTGCGGCAACTTACATTTTACAGATCAACAGCTTCGGTGATGCGGATGAAGCAGATCGCCGCCGTGCTCAAGTGTTGATGGCAGGTGTAGACGCTCGCGTGGTCAAGAATACGACGGGTAATGGTTTGCCAATCTATCAAGTTATTTCTCGCCCGATGAATAACCGCCAAGCAGTAACCACTGCTCAGCAGCGCCTACAGAATAATGGTATTGACTCCATTATTGTTGAACAGCGTCGTTAA
- the msrA gene encoding peptide-methionine (S)-S-oxide reductase MsrA, whose product MQTIILGGGCFWCTESVFLSVKGVQSVVSGYMGGNAVSANYEAVCGGNTGHVEVIKIEFDDSIVPLEVILDVFFATHDPTTMDRQGNDVGSQYRSVVFYTEENQKPTIDRTINKLRDMGVNVVTEVNPAVEFYQAEETHQDFFNKNPGQGYCNFAIPPKLAKLRKEFSQYMVS is encoded by the coding sequence ATGCAAACCATTATTTTGGGCGGTGGCTGTTTTTGGTGCACCGAATCGGTATTTTTATCCGTAAAAGGTGTGCAATCTGTCGTTTCAGGCTACATGGGCGGTAACGCTGTTTCTGCCAATTACGAAGCGGTCTGTGGTGGCAATACAGGGCATGTTGAAGTGATCAAAATCGAGTTCGATGACTCTATCGTCCCGCTAGAAGTGATACTTGATGTTTTCTTTGCTACCCATGATCCCACCACAATGGATCGTCAAGGCAATGACGTCGGTAGCCAGTACCGCAGCGTGGTTTTTTATACCGAAGAAAATCAGAAACCAACGATTGACCGCACCATCAACAAACTGCGCGATATGGGCGTCAATGTGGTCACTGAAGTAAATCCAGCTGTTGAGTTTTATCAAGCAGAAGAGACCCATCAGGATTTCTTTAATAAGAATCCAGGACAAGGGTATTGCAACTTTGCCATACCGCCAAAGCTTGCCAAATTGCGTAAAGAGTTTAGTCAGTATATGGTGAGCTAA
- the argS gene encoding arginine--tRNA ligase: MSQAQIDTLASLFNDAIQTLQADGTLPSDWQNNSQITRTKDLSHGDFASNIALTAAKAAKVNPRQLAEKIVNALPENQDIRQVEIAGPGFINVFLNAEAKFAVLDDIFALQDRFGLSDQFDGQKIQVEFVSANPTSSLHVGHGRGAAFGMSVANLLEAIGYDVTREYYVNDAGRQMDILATSTYLRYLETNGEKIIFPVNGYQGDYVSDIAQTLKAQHGDHYVHSFAAIAKDVPADAEFEINADCEKTLLSGDKEAHIDGLIANSKALLGEGYELFLNAALSSILADIKDDLNDFGVRYECWFSERSIDSEIEPVLQTLDEKGYLYEKDGNIWFKSTDFGDEKDRVVRRANGQSTYFASDIAYHKNKFDRGFDKVVNVWGADHHGYVPRVKAALLALGIDAERLDVVLVQFVALWRGSEKVQMSSRSGQFVTLRDLRTEVGNDAARFYYVARKPEVHIDFDLELAKSQSKDNQVYYIQYAHARVCRVLEKLQNSGLVVDDAIGLEHQNLLSAPNEDELIKLLAGYPATLLRAATGYEPHVLTNYLKELAALFHGWYDSNRILPVSLTSGETPSSDEMELMQARLRLSKAVRQVLANGLSLLGLSAPSSM; encoded by the coding sequence ATGTCACAAGCCCAAATTGATACACTTGCATCACTATTTAACGATGCGATTCAAACCCTACAAGCAGATGGCACGTTACCAAGCGATTGGCAAAATAATAGCCAAATCACCCGTACTAAAGACTTAAGCCATGGTGATTTTGCCAGTAATATTGCGCTGACAGCGGCCAAAGCTGCTAAGGTCAATCCACGACAGCTTGCCGAAAAAATCGTCAATGCGCTGCCTGAAAACCAAGACATTCGCCAAGTAGAAATCGCAGGTCCAGGCTTTATTAACGTGTTCTTAAATGCGGAAGCCAAGTTTGCGGTATTAGATGATATCTTTGCCTTGCAAGATCGCTTTGGTTTAAGCGATCAGTTTGACGGGCAAAAAATTCAGGTTGAGTTTGTCTCTGCCAATCCAACGTCAAGTTTGCACGTTGGGCATGGTCGCGGTGCAGCGTTCGGTATGAGCGTGGCAAACTTGCTGGAAGCGATTGGTTATGACGTCACGCGTGAATATTATGTCAACGATGCGGGTCGGCAGATGGATATCTTGGCGACCAGTACCTATTTGCGTTATCTGGAAACCAACGGTGAGAAAATAATCTTCCCAGTCAATGGCTATCAAGGTGATTATGTCAGTGACATCGCCCAAACGTTAAAAGCGCAACACGGTGATCATTACGTTCATAGCTTTGCAGCAATCGCCAAAGATGTGCCAGCAGATGCTGAGTTTGAGATTAATGCGGACTGCGAAAAAACATTGCTATCAGGTGACAAAGAAGCGCATATTGATGGCCTAATTGCTAACAGTAAAGCCTTGCTTGGCGAGGGTTATGAGCTGTTTTTAAATGCGGCATTGAGCAGTATTTTAGCCGATATCAAAGATGACTTAAATGACTTTGGTGTGCGCTACGAGTGCTGGTTTAGCGAAAGATCGATCGATAGCGAGATTGAGCCAGTCTTGCAAACCTTAGATGAAAAAGGCTATCTATACGAAAAAGACGGTAATATTTGGTTTAAATCGACCGATTTTGGTGATGAAAAAGACCGTGTTGTGCGCCGTGCCAATGGTCAATCTACTTATTTTGCCTCTGATATTGCGTATCACAAAAACAAATTTGATCGTGGTTTTGATAAAGTGGTCAATGTTTGGGGTGCCGATCACCATGGTTATGTGCCACGCGTAAAAGCTGCTTTATTGGCGCTTGGTATTGATGCTGAGCGTTTAGATGTGGTGCTTGTGCAATTTGTTGCATTATGGCGTGGCAGTGAAAAAGTGCAAATGTCCTCGCGTTCAGGTCAATTTGTCACCCTGCGTGATTTACGTACCGAAGTTGGTAACGACGCCGCGCGTTTTTATTATGTCGCCCGTAAGCCTGAGGTGCATATTGATTTTGATTTGGAGCTGGCTAAATCACAAAGCAAAGACAATCAAGTGTATTACATTCAATACGCGCATGCCCGTGTTTGCCGAGTATTAGAAAAGCTACAAAACAGTGGTCTTGTGGTAGACGATGCGATTGGTTTAGAACATCAAAACTTACTTAGCGCACCAAACGAAGACGAGCTGATTAAATTATTAGCAGGATATCCAGCGACATTATTACGCGCCGCGACGGGTTATGAGCCACATGTCTTGACCAACTATCTTAAAGAGTTGGCAGCGCTATTTCATGGTTGGTATGACAGCAATCGCATTTTGCCAGTGAGTTTGACGTCAGGTGAGACACCAAGCTCGGATGAGATGGAATTGATGCAAGCCCGTTTGCGTTTGTCTAAAGCCGTACGTCAAGTATTGGCCAATGGTCTTAGTTTGTTAGGGTTGTCGGCACCATCTAGCATGTAG
- the cmoB gene encoding tRNA 5-methoxyuridine(34)/uridine 5-oxyacetic acid(34) synthase CmoB: protein MLNNTITYAERALYLTLLELAQQQPSAYEWLTRLPTWLNDIKDKANYAHAPAYQASVARLPTLTVNNVDLNSDVLTIEANLSESQRKQTMALLKQLMPWRKGPFQIGGQIENQIDSGQNEDQQAAPILIDTEWHSDWKWQRVTPHLGDLKGRRVLDVGGGSGYHGWRMAGAGADTVIIIDPSCLFYHQFMAIRHFVGAADSYRTHYIPVPFEALPEHSQLFDTVFSMGVLYHRQSPFEHLQQLKGQLVKGGELVLETLVIEGDANTVLVPHDRYAQMNNVYFLPSVAALIGWLEKAGFSEVCCVDVAVTSTEEQRKTEWMTYHSLSDFLDPNDSSKTLEGYPAPMRATLIAKR, encoded by the coding sequence ATGCTTAACAACACTATCACCTACGCCGAACGCGCATTATATTTAACCTTGCTAGAATTAGCCCAGCAGCAGCCGAGTGCTTATGAATGGCTTACGCGCTTGCCAACATGGTTAAATGATATCAAGGACAAAGCCAACTACGCGCATGCACCTGCTTATCAAGCGTCAGTCGCTCGTTTGCCAACATTAACCGTCAATAATGTCGATCTAAACAGTGATGTCCTGACGATTGAGGCAAATCTTAGTGAGTCTCAGCGCAAACAAACAATGGCATTATTAAAGCAGCTCATGCCGTGGCGTAAAGGGCCTTTTCAAATTGGTGGTCAGATCGAAAATCAAATTGATAGTGGTCAGAATGAAGACCAACAAGCCGCGCCAATATTGATTGATACCGAATGGCACAGTGATTGGAAGTGGCAACGGGTCACACCGCATTTGGGGGATTTAAAAGGTCGTCGCGTATTGGATGTGGGCGGTGGCTCTGGCTATCACGGCTGGCGTATGGCTGGCGCTGGCGCGGATACAGTCATTATCATTGATCCGTCTTGCTTATTTTATCATCAGTTTATGGCGATTCGGCATTTTGTCGGGGCTGCTGATAGCTATAGAACGCATTATATCCCCGTACCATTTGAAGCCTTGCCCGAGCATAGCCAATTATTTGATACCGTATTTAGCATGGGTGTGCTCTATCATCGCCAATCGCCGTTTGAGCATTTACAACAGCTTAAAGGGCAGTTGGTCAAAGGCGGTGAGCTGGTGCTTGAAACCTTGGTTATCGAAGGTGATGCCAATACCGTACTGGTGCCACACGACCGCTATGCCCAGATGAATAACGTGTATTTTTTACCATCAGTCGCCGCATTGATAGGCTGGCTAGAAAAAGCAGGATTCTCAGAGGTATGCTGCGTTGATGTCGCAGTGACTTCAACAGAAGAGCAGCGCAAAACGGAGTGGATGACCTATCATTCGCTATCCGACTTCTTAGACCCTAATGATTCCAGCAAAACCCTTGAAGGCTATCCTGCGCCGATGCGCGCGACCTTGATTGCCAAAAGATAG
- the cmoA gene encoding carboxy-S-adenosyl-L-methionine synthase CmoA, with product MSRTMSQSKPAIVKHDTLFDKPFTTPLDKAARFSFDEQVVACFPDMIRRSVPGYGQVLAMLPIFARRHCKYRQQSDSGQRVSRVYDLGCSLGAASMTLAGEFEPQDLQIKAIDISPAMTTEATTLLSDNYPAHDIEVITADIRDVELEPCDMVILNLTLQFLPAADRVAVLEKIYAALSEGGILVLTEKTHAFDEQYDAWLVERYYDFKRANGYSEMEISGKRNALENVLITDTLDEHHARLDQVGFKRHLTWFQFLNFVSIVAFK from the coding sequence ATGAGTCGCACCATGAGTCAATCTAAGCCTGCTATTGTTAAACACGACACCCTATTTGACAAACCGTTTACCACGCCACTTGATAAAGCAGCGCGCTTCTCCTTTGATGAGCAAGTGGTGGCTTGTTTCCCTGATATGATTCGTCGCAGTGTGCCCGGTTATGGTCAGGTGCTAGCGATGCTGCCCATATTTGCCCGACGTCATTGTAAGTATCGTCAACAGAGCGATAGTGGTCAGCGCGTCAGTCGAGTGTATGATTTGGGCTGTTCACTTGGCGCAGCAAGTATGACGTTGGCGGGTGAGTTTGAGCCGCAAGATTTGCAGATTAAAGCGATTGATATCTCACCAGCGATGACGACCGAAGCGACCACGCTACTGAGTGACAATTATCCTGCGCATGACATCGAAGTGATTACCGCTGATATTCGCGATGTGGAACTTGAACCCTGCGATATGGTGATTTTGAACTTAACGCTACAGTTTTTGCCAGCTGCCGATAGAGTCGCAGTATTAGAGAAAATTTATGCAGCGTTAAGTGAAGGCGGGATACTGGTATTAACTGAAAAAACCCATGCTTTTGATGAGCAATATGATGCGTGGTTGGTCGAGCGTTATTATGATTTTAAACGCGCCAATGGTTATAGCGAGATGGAAATCAGCGGCAAGCGTAATGCACTAGAAAACGTCCTTATCACTGATACATTAGATGAGCATCATGCACGGTTAGATCAAGTTGGCTTTAAGCGCCATCTCACATGGTTTCAGTTTTTGAACTTCGTCTCTATTGTGGCATTTAAATAA
- a CDS encoding DUF2788 domain-containing protein, whose product MFAIAASTVTSWGLYVLLPIFIAFLFFIMWDISKESQAGRAGTFWIFLALGAGFVGFLLKLLLEVAFKRWLI is encoded by the coding sequence ATGTTTGCTATTGCTGCCAGTACAGTTACCAGTTGGGGATTGTATGTTTTACTACCCATATTCATCGCCTTCTTATTTTTTATTATGTGGGATATCTCTAAAGAATCTCAAGCTGGGCGCGCGGGTACATTTTGGATTTTCTTAGCACTAGGCGCAGGGTTTGTGGGCTTCTTACTCAAGCTATTGCTGGAAGTCGCTTTTAAAAGGTGGTTGATATAA
- the tmpT gene encoding thiopurine S-methyltransferase: MNAEFWHSRWQEKRIGFNQSAVNPLLINYFKQLNLPAGSRVFVPLCGKSIDMAWLAAQGYDVVGVELVETAIQEFFTEQNISPTVHQHLDNPAIKYYQGQLSGQTITLWVADIFALTTEDIGSVKALYDKAALIALPENMLTKYSEHIRKISGHAPQFIITLTYDQSKKAGPPFSISSEQIQQYYGDNYYISELTSELTSIGSAPELTVSEHVWLLK; encoded by the coding sequence ATGAACGCTGAATTTTGGCACAGCCGCTGGCAAGAGAAACGTATTGGCTTTAATCAGTCTGCAGTGAATCCCTTATTAATAAATTACTTTAAGCAGTTAAACCTGCCAGCTGGTAGCCGTGTCTTTGTCCCTCTTTGCGGTAAATCGATTGATATGGCTTGGCTGGCAGCGCAAGGCTACGACGTCGTAGGCGTTGAATTGGTGGAAACAGCGATACAAGAATTCTTTACTGAGCAAAATATCTCCCCTACTGTGCACCAGCATCTAGATAATCCAGCCATTAAATACTATCAAGGTCAGTTGTCAGGACAAACCATTACCCTATGGGTTGCTGATATTTTTGCACTAACGACTGAGGATATCGGATCTGTAAAGGCGTTATATGATAAAGCCGCATTGATTGCGCTGCCAGAAAATATGCTTACGAAGTATAGCGAGCATATACGTAAAATAAGTGGTCATGCACCACAATTTATCATCACTCTCACTTATGACCAAAGCAAAAAAGCGGGACCGCCGTTCTCTATCAGTAGCGAGCAAATACAGCAATATTATGGCGATAACTATTATATCAGCGAACTGACGAGTGAACTTACTTCTATAGGATCGGCACCTGAGCTAACAGTCTCGGAGCATGTTTGGCTATTGAAATGA
- a CDS encoding SDR family NAD(P)-dependent oxidoreductase has product MLNNVTSIATSLRQHLPFHTTTDQDIAPYYHNHVAAITGAGSGMGRELAIHLAKMGCHVALSDINAAQLAQTKELLVGYNIKATMTVLDVSDNKAVEAWADSVMVDHGKVNFIFNNAGVALYSTVEGSSISELEWVMDINFWGVVYGTKAFLPLIKNSVKQSESTNGSKKNRSRQFNEHGHIINISSLFGLTAQPSQSAYNASKFAVRGFTESLRQELDIQRCGVSATCIHPGGIKTNIANSARGNDSINDIGMRTGPKAIQSFNKFLKFDASDAALIILQAAATNQPRCLIGNNAKIIDAVQRVFPATYSQILNDVHKLSRKLKPRRHRKSSTPK; this is encoded by the coding sequence ATGCTTAACAATGTTACTTCTATCGCAACCTCATTACGTCAACACTTGCCTTTTCATACCACGACAGACCAAGATATTGCCCCTTATTATCATAATCATGTCGCGGCTATTACGGGTGCAGGCTCTGGTATGGGGCGCGAGTTGGCTATTCATTTGGCAAAAATGGGCTGCCACGTGGCGCTCTCTGATATCAACGCGGCGCAACTGGCACAGACCAAAGAATTGCTGGTCGGTTATAATATAAAAGCGACTATGACGGTGCTTGATGTCTCAGACAATAAAGCCGTGGAAGCGTGGGCAGATAGCGTGATGGTAGACCATGGCAAAGTGAACTTTATCTTTAATAATGCAGGCGTGGCGCTATATTCGACCGTAGAAGGCAGTAGTATTAGCGAGCTTGAATGGGTCATGGACATCAATTTTTGGGGTGTGGTCTATGGCACCAAGGCATTTTTGCCATTGATTAAGAACAGTGTCAAACAAAGCGAATCGACGAATGGCAGCAAAAAAAACAGATCGCGCCAATTTAATGAGCATGGTCACATCATTAATATCTCAAGCCTGTTTGGCTTGACCGCTCAGCCGTCACAATCTGCGTATAACGCCAGTAAATTTGCTGTACGCGGCTTTACTGAAAGCTTGCGTCAAGAGCTAGATATTCAGCGCTGCGGTGTGTCAGCGACCTGCATTCATCCCGGCGGGATTAAAACCAATATTGCCAATAGTGCCCGTGGTAATGACAGTATCAATGATATTGGCATGCGTACTGGCCCCAAAGCCATTCAGAGCTTTAATAAATTCCTAAAATTTGATGCAAGCGATGCCGCTTTGATTATTTTGCAGGCTGCCGCGACCAATCAACCGCGCTGTCTGATTGGCAATAATGCCAAGATAATCGACGCGGTACAGCGTGTCTTTCCAGCGACATACAGTCAAATATTGAACGATGTCCATAAGCTCTCTCGTAAGCTCAAACCACGCCGCCATAGAAAATCAAGCACGCCAAAATAA
- a CDS encoding PTS transporter subunit IIC — translation MTVSHLATPPTGFIKAFFQKYFIDAFTGMALGLFVTLIAGLIISQIGGWLDLPALVAVGKLASVLMGAGIGVGIAYYLKAPTLVMLSCLVAGMLGAHSEALMAGTLFMPQVGGPATFAALPGNPIGAYLTSVFAYRAGTWVAGKTKLDILLVPLLVCAVALAVCALLNPPIVAAVAAIGQGIQAATELQPLLMGIVIAVVVGILLTLPTSSAAICIAIGLGGVAGGAAVVGCAAHMIGFAVASFKDNGVSGVISQGLGTSMLQIPNVLKKPLVLLPAVIASAIVGPIATVGFGLACTATGAGMGTAGLVGVFGVIEASQDIMSTSQLWTAIILLMFVLPALIAGVVAHVMRRVGWLVDGDMKLP, via the coding sequence ATGACTGTCTCTCATTTAGCAACACCGCCTACTGGCTTCATTAAAGCATTTTTCCAAAAGTATTTTATTGATGCGTTTACTGGCATGGCTTTAGGGCTATTTGTCACATTGATTGCTGGTCTAATCATCTCGCAAATCGGTGGCTGGTTAGATTTGCCCGCATTGGTTGCAGTGGGCAAGCTTGCCTCAGTACTAATGGGTGCAGGTATCGGAGTAGGTATCGCCTATTACCTTAAAGCACCGACGCTCGTCATGCTCAGCTGCTTGGTGGCGGGTATGCTTGGCGCACACTCTGAAGCATTAATGGCAGGGACGTTATTTATGCCCCAAGTAGGTGGACCTGCGACCTTTGCCGCCTTACCGGGCAATCCGATAGGGGCGTATTTGACCTCGGTATTTGCTTATCGTGCTGGTACTTGGGTCGCTGGCAAAACCAAGCTTGATATTCTATTGGTTCCTTTATTGGTGTGCGCGGTAGCATTAGCAGTTTGCGCACTATTGAATCCACCTATCGTCGCTGCGGTCGCTGCCATTGGTCAAGGTATTCAAGCGGCCACTGAGTTACAGCCTCTGTTAATGGGTATTGTGATTGCAGTAGTGGTGGGTATTTTATTGACATTGCCAACGTCCAGCGCTGCTATTTGTATCGCAATTGGGCTTGGTGGCGTAGCAGGCGGGGCAGCAGTGGTAGGCTGTGCGGCACACATGATTGGCTTTGCCGTTGCAAGCTTTAAAGACAACGGCGTCAGTGGCGTGATATCTCAAGGTCTGGGTACCAGTATGCTACAGATTCCTAATGTGTTAAAAAAACCGCTGGTGTTGTTGCCTGCTGTGATTGCCAGCGCCATCGTTGGTCCTATCGCGACCGTAGGTTTTGGACTGGCATGTACGGCAACGGGTGCAGGTATGGGTACTGCTGGATTGGTCGGCGTATTTGGAGTCATTGAAGCGTCACAAGACATCATGAGTACGAGTCAATTATGGACAGCGATTATCCTGTTGATGTTTGTATTACCTGCCCTAATTGCAGGGGTGGTCGCTCATGTGATGCGCCGCGTGGGCTGGCTGGTTGATGGTGATATGAAATTGCCTTAA
- a CDS encoding c-type cytochrome: protein MKILLRVKPSSSVLLAAIFAIGAVSLSGCSESDTKAVDRVEEAEALARVKSLEARAAEIKEEMAANPSAKLTVSMPDESTIPDDEFGAAVRRGLQIANHTYKEVPDNVGNQLNCTSCHLGNGSEAYAAPWNGMPGIYPIYRSRAGRVNSIQERINGCFERSMNGKALDLGSDDMNAMVSYMSWLSQDLPYGVSPEGRGFVKVDKNLEPNTDNGKKLFAEKCSVCHGENGEGQYNDDGTYIYPAVAGDKSFNDGAGMARTYTAAAFIKGKMPFGQGNSLSDQEAVDIAAYFTHLPRPIKANKDKDWPNGDAPKDVRR from the coding sequence ATGAAAATACTTTTAAGGGTCAAACCCTCTTCCTCCGTTTTACTGGCTGCTATCTTTGCTATTGGTGCGGTTAGCCTGTCAGGCTGTAGTGAATCAGATACCAAGGCCGTCGACCGTGTCGAAGAAGCTGAAGCATTAGCCCGCGTTAAGTCACTTGAGGCACGTGCTGCAGAAATCAAAGAAGAGATGGCTGCAAATCCAAGCGCCAAACTGACCGTTAGCATGCCAGATGAGTCCACTATTCCAGATGATGAGTTCGGTGCAGCAGTACGTCGCGGCTTACAAATCGCCAATCATACTTATAAAGAGGTGCCTGACAATGTCGGCAACCAGTTGAATTGTACCAGCTGTCACTTGGGTAACGGCTCAGAGGCTTACGCAGCGCCTTGGAATGGCATGCCGGGTATTTATCCTATTTATCGTTCACGTGCTGGTCGCGTGAATTCAATACAAGAACGCATCAATGGCTGTTTTGAACGCTCAATGAATGGCAAAGCGCTTGATCTGGGTTCAGATGATATGAATGCGATGGTGTCTTATATGAGCTGGCTATCACAGGACTTGCCTTATGGCGTCTCGCCTGAAGGTCGCGGTTTTGTTAAGGTAGACAAAAATTTAGAGCCAAATACGGACAATGGTAAAAAGCTGTTTGCTGAAAAATGTAGCGTTTGCCATGGTGAAAATGGCGAAGGGCAATATAATGACGATGGCACTTATATCTATCCAGCAGTAGCTGGAGACAAGTCCTTCAACGATGGTGCAGGTATGGCGCGAACTTATACAGCAGCGGCCTTTATCAAAGGCAAAATGCCCTTTGGTCAAGGTAACTCGCTTAGTGACCAAGAAGCGGTCGATATTGCTGCTTACTTTACCCATCTGCCGCGACCTATCAAAGCCAACAAAGACAAAGACTGGCCCAATGGTGATGCCCCTAAAGATGTACGCCGCTAG
- a CDS encoding DUF1499 domain-containing protein, producing MKILVRLISLISILLVTLAGPLYKFGLVDLATAFAGFKFGVFTGIAALVLLGIQLLFKRDTASIGSALPSAALAITAIAIPLSMMNTAKNVPPIHDISTDLVNPPEFVAIAPLRADAPNPVEYAGVETATQQRAAYPELQTLRYSQSKSELVEATKQAIDNLGWELVNIDADKGVIEATDTTAWFGFKDDVVVRITDNSSERLVDIRSKSRVGGSDLGKNAARIHKLIEELDGVLGE from the coding sequence ATGAAAATATTAGTTAGGCTGATAAGTTTAATTTCTATCTTACTAGTCACACTCGCAGGTCCGCTGTACAAGTTTGGCTTAGTCGATTTAGCGACTGCGTTTGCAGGGTTTAAGTTTGGTGTATTTACTGGTATCGCAGCATTGGTACTATTAGGCATACAGCTTTTATTTAAACGAGACACGGCTAGCATTGGTAGCGCATTACCATCGGCAGCGCTTGCTATCACTGCCATTGCTATTCCACTAAGCATGATGAATACCGCCAAAAATGTACCGCCCATTCACGATATTTCAACCGACCTAGTGAATCCACCTGAATTTGTGGCCATTGCCCCACTGCGCGCTGATGCACCAAACCCAGTCGAGTATGCAGGTGTAGAGACTGCAACGCAGCAGCGCGCCGCCTACCCTGAATTACAAACATTACGCTATAGCCAGTCAAAATCTGAGTTGGTTGAGGCAACCAAACAAGCCATCGATAATTTAGGTTGGGAGCTTGTCAATATCGATGCGGATAAAGGCGTCATTGAAGCGACCGATACGACTGCTTGGTTCGGTTTTAAAGATGATGTTGTCGTGCGTATCACGGATAACAGTAGTGAACGTCTAGTAGATATTCGTAGCAAGTCACGGGTTGGTGGGAGCGATTTGGGCAAAAATGCGGCGCGTATTCATAAGTTGATTGAAGAGTTGGATGGGGTTTTGGGGGAGTGA